The following proteins are encoded in a genomic region of Enterocloster clostridioformis:
- a CDS encoding HlyC/CorC family transporter, which translates to MAPSGDSIAIRVVIIIILLGLSAFFSSSETALTTVNKIRIRTLAEGGNKSAQWVMKLSENQGRMLSAILIGNNVVNLSASSMLTVLVTEIFGNKAAGAATGVLTLLILIFGEITPKTMATLEAERYSLRVGHMIHILMTVLTPLIILINWMSLIVLKALHVDPDKKNDDITEDELRTIVDVGHEKGVIESEEREMINNVFDLGDSVAKDVMVPRIDMVFADIEADYDDLIQIFKEEHYTRLPVYKETTDNVVGIINIKDLLLVEDKASFCVSDYLRQPFYTFESKKLSELMMEIKKSPNNIIIVLDEYGATAGLITLEDILEEIVGDIRDEYDEDEEEELVDLGDGQYLVEGSMKLDDLNGILDLDLSSEDYDSVGGLVIDRLEHLPSQGEEVVCGNVRLVVEQVEKNRIDKVHLYVLPEEKEENIEGRRNSS; encoded by the coding sequence TTGGCCCCATCGGGTGACAGTATTGCCATACGTGTCGTTATCATTATTATTTTACTGGGACTTTCCGCTTTTTTCTCGTCGTCGGAGACCGCCCTCACAACCGTCAATAAAATCCGTATCAGGACATTGGCAGAAGGGGGAAACAAATCTGCGCAGTGGGTTATGAAACTGTCTGAGAATCAGGGAAGGATGCTCAGCGCCATCTTAATTGGCAACAATGTGGTAAATCTTTCGGCATCTTCCATGCTTACCGTGCTGGTAACGGAAATATTTGGAAATAAAGCCGCTGGAGCCGCGACCGGCGTACTGACGCTTTTAATTTTGATTTTTGGTGAGATAACACCTAAGACAATGGCCACCCTGGAGGCGGAGCGGTATTCCCTGCGGGTCGGCCATATGATTCACATTCTGATGACAGTGCTGACCCCTCTCATTATCCTTATTAACTGGATGTCTCTGATTGTCCTTAAAGCCCTTCATGTGGACCCTGATAAGAAGAACGACGACATTACGGAGGACGAGCTCAGGACCATTGTGGACGTGGGCCATGAAAAGGGCGTCATCGAGTCGGAAGAACGTGAGATGATTAACAATGTGTTTGACCTGGGAGACTCCGTGGCAAAGGATGTCATGGTTCCCAGAATCGATATGGTGTTTGCTGACATTGAGGCTGATTATGACGACCTGATTCAGATATTTAAGGAGGAGCATTATACCAGGCTTCCGGTCTATAAGGAGACAACGGATAATGTGGTGGGCATCATCAATATTAAGGATCTGCTGCTGGTGGAGGACAAGGCGTCCTTCTGTGTGTCGGATTACCTGCGCCAGCCATTTTATACCTTTGAGTCTAAAAAGCTGTCCGAGCTGATGATGGAGATTAAGAAGTCTCCCAACAATATTATCATTGTTCTGGATGAGTACGGCGCCACGGCAGGGCTCATTACCCTGGAGGATATCCTGGAAGAAATCGTGGGCGATATCCGCGATGAGTATGACGAGGATGAGGAAGAGGAACTGGTGGATTTGGGAGACGGCCAGTATCTGGTGGAAGGTTCCATGAAGCTGGATGATCTCAACGGCATTTTGGATTTAGATCTGTCCTCTGAGGACTATGATTCTGTGGGAGGTCTTGTCATTGACCGCCTGGAACACCTGCCTTCCCAGGGCGAAGAGGTGGTGTGCGGCAACGTGCGTCTGGTGGTGGAGCAGGTGGAAAAGAACCGCATTGAC
- the trmD gene encoding tRNA (guanosine(37)-N1)-methyltransferase TrmD, with the protein MNFHILTLFPDMVMGGLGTSITGRAMERGTISVEAIDIRDYSKDKHRHVDDAPYGGGAGMVMQPGPVCEAYEALCGRIGRKPRLIYMTPQGRVFNQTIAEELAKEEDLVFLCGHYEGIDERALELIATDYLSVGDYVLTGGELPAMVMIDCISRLVPGVLNNDASAKEESFRDSLLEYPQYTRPEVFRKMEVPEVLLSGHHKNIEEWRRQQSIKRTLERRPDLLKQASLTMKEVKYLDSLRQEKGDLEILEELLDQYVKALGDEAAAGRIKRKAMAGAKKLLAEKACTVGELEGYYKVMGLLAGG; encoded by the coding sequence ATGAATTTTCACATACTGACACTGTTCCCTGACATGGTCATGGGAGGCCTGGGAACCAGCATAACGGGGCGGGCCATGGAGAGGGGAACCATATCCGTGGAAGCCATAGACATCAGGGATTATTCAAAAGATAAGCACAGGCATGTGGACGACGCCCCTTACGGCGGCGGCGCGGGCATGGTTATGCAGCCCGGACCTGTGTGCGAGGCTTACGAGGCCCTGTGCGGGCGCATCGGCAGGAAGCCCAGGCTTATCTACATGACGCCCCAGGGCAGGGTGTTCAACCAGACCATAGCAGAGGAGCTGGCAAAGGAGGAGGACCTGGTCTTTCTCTGCGGGCATTACGAAGGAATTGACGAACGCGCCCTGGAGCTGATTGCCACGGACTATCTTTCCGTGGGGGATTATGTCCTCACAGGCGGGGAACTTCCCGCCATGGTCATGATTGACTGTATCTCCCGCCTGGTGCCGGGGGTACTGAACAATGACGCCTCAGCAAAGGAGGAATCCTTCCGTGACAGCCTGTTAGAATACCCCCAGTACACCCGTCCTGAAGTATTCCGCAAAATGGAGGTTCCTGAGGTGCTTTTAAGCGGCCACCATAAAAACATCGAAGAGTGGCGCAGGCAGCAATCCATAAAACGCACCCTGGAACGCCGCCCGGACCTTCTGAAACAGGCCAGCCTGACCATGAAGGAAGTAAAATACCTGGATTCCCTCCGTCAGGAAAAAGGCGACCTGGAAATCCTGGAGGAGCTCCTGGACCAATACGTAAAAGCCCTGGGCGACGAGGCCGCCGCCGGCCGCATCAAACGAAAGGCAATGGCCGGGGCAAAGAAATTGCTGGCAGAGAAGGCTTGTACGGTGGGGGAGCTGGAGGGGTACTATAAAGTGATGGGGTTGCTTGCGGGGGGATGA